A single Atopobiaceae bacterium DNA region contains:
- a CDS encoding DeoR/GlpR family DNA-binding transcription regulator, producing MSRTADARRDCIYQRVLQDGTVDVATLAGSFGVTPQTVRQDLAHLEALGLVMRTHGGAKVLFGAEVEVGVKTASHAHEKLAIAREAIKLVGDGDVVWMDCGSTVLALARLLPLRRDITVATNSIRVAGLAATQGDCAVVLAGGEVVGRAGAATGGRALELAREVCADIVFAGCDGFDGRRGPTMTSPEMLAVTREAMAHASRRVLLADSSKFSRRGSYLVAPCEEFTYLITERLPPEDAWAGEAFAEVISAAG from the coding sequence ATGTCTCGGACGGCTGACGCGCGGAGGGACTGCATCTATCAGCGCGTGCTCCAGGATGGCACGGTCGACGTGGCGACCCTTGCCGGTTCCTTCGGAGTGACGCCCCAGACGGTGCGCCAGGACCTGGCACATCTCGAGGCGCTTGGTCTTGTGATGCGGACGCATGGGGGAGCGAAGGTGCTCTTCGGAGCCGAGGTGGAGGTGGGGGTGAAGACGGCCTCCCATGCCCACGAGAAGCTTGCCATCGCGCGCGAGGCCATCAAACTTGTAGGTGACGGCGACGTCGTCTGGATGGACTGTGGCAGCACGGTGCTCGCCTTGGCACGCCTACTCCCCTTGCGACGGGACATCACCGTAGCCACGAACAGCATCCGTGTCGCGGGGCTCGCTGCCACGCAGGGGGACTGCGCAGTCGTGCTCGCGGGCGGTGAGGTGGTGGGCCGCGCGGGGGCCGCGACTGGCGGACGTGCGCTCGAGCTGGCGCGGGAGGTCTGCGCGGATATCGTCTTCGCGGGCTGCGACGGGTTCGACGGGCGTCGCGGTCCCACGATGACCTCGCCGGAGATGCTGGCGGTGACCCGTGAGGCCATGGCGCACGCCAGCCGTCGCGTGCTCCTCGCTGATTCGTCAAAGTTTTCCCGGAGGGGGTCGTATCTGGTGGCGCCCTGCGAGGAGTTCACCTATCTGATCACGGAGAGGCTCCCGCCGGAGGATGCCTGGGCTGGGGAGGCCTTTGCCGAGGTCATATCTGCGGCAGGGTAA
- a CDS encoding class I mannose-6-phosphate isomerase has product METIYKISPYYEPRMWGGGTRLRDEFGYVTDVAPLGEVYNVVALPGHADCGVPELGCTLSELYSARPELFDCETQELPVRVNILDPIADLSIQIHPGDDFAKGYNGGRGKPEAWVILDAPKGSRIEFGHHATTLDQFKDWTEAHQWDELLRYLPAKKDAFIDIPTGTLHAIGDGVLTYNISRNADCTLRLYDYDRIEPATGTTREIQPEEVYENVNMPDKLIDFETYPAREELGVDVTRYTDQPGLYTLMRLQVSKAGRFLHDRFAFYTCVNGSGTVNGVPVTKGETILVPAGTGWLDLKGTMDLFLASYRNDNVAR; this is encoded by the coding sequence ATGGAGACCATCTACAAGATCAGCCCCTACTACGAGCCGCGGATGTGGGGAGGCGGCACGCGTCTGCGCGACGAGTTCGGCTATGTGACCGACGTGGCCCCCCTGGGCGAGGTCTACAACGTCGTTGCCCTCCCGGGACATGCCGACTGCGGCGTGCCGGAGCTGGGATGCACCCTCTCGGAGCTCTACTCGGCTCGCCCGGAACTCTTCGACTGCGAGACGCAGGAGCTCCCCGTCCGCGTGAACATCCTCGACCCTATCGCCGACCTCTCGATCCAGATTCATCCTGGTGACGATTTCGCCAAGGGATACAACGGTGGCCGCGGCAAGCCAGAGGCCTGGGTCATCCTCGACGCGCCCAAGGGCTCCCGTATCGAGTTCGGGCATCATGCAACGACCTTGGACCAGTTCAAGGACTGGACCGAGGCCCACCAGTGGGACGAGCTCCTTCGCTACCTCCCCGCCAAGAAGGATGCCTTCATCGACATCCCCACGGGGACCCTCCATGCCATCGGTGACGGCGTGCTCACCTACAACATCTCCCGCAACGCCGACTGCACGTTGCGCCTCTATGACTACGACCGCATCGAGCCTGCTACGGGTACCACTCGAGAGATCCAGCCCGAGGAGGTCTACGAGAACGTCAACATGCCCGACAAGCTCATCGACTTCGAGACCTATCCGGCGCGCGAGGAGCTGGGCGTGGACGTGACGCGCTACACCGACCAACCCGGCCTCTACACGCTCATGCGCCTGCAGGTGAGCAAGGCTGGCCGCTTCCTCCACGACCGGTTCGCGTTCTACACGTGCGTCAACGGCTCCGGCACCGTGAACGGCGTCCCCGTGACGAAGGGCGAGACGATCCTCGTGCCGGCTGGTACGGGCTGGCTTGACCTCAAGGGCACGATGGACCTCTTCCTCGCCTCCTATCGCAACGACAACGTGGCGCGCTAG
- a CDS encoding orotidine 5'-phosphate decarboxylase has translation MAVDNADLNLALEYARCTHDVLDIFECGTPLLMREGVHVVRAIKEAYPDLTVLADSKIMDGGAVETTDICEAGADIVTVLALADDATVQEVIDTCHQYGSLAMADLICVTDIPARARELVTMGIDLIAVHTGVDQQAQGRTPLGDLKELVGAVDPAMAAVAGGINATTVADYVALNPGVVIAGGALYGAPDLRRAVIQMKGALV, from the coding sequence ATGGCAGTAGACAACGCAGACCTGAACCTCGCCCTTGAGTACGCACGGTGCACCCATGATGTCCTCGACATCTTCGAATGCGGTACGCCGCTGCTCATGCGGGAGGGCGTGCACGTGGTCCGTGCGATCAAGGAGGCCTATCCCGACCTCACCGTCCTTGCCGACTCCAAGATCATGGACGGAGGTGCCGTCGAGACGACTGACATCTGTGAGGCCGGTGCCGACATCGTGACCGTGCTCGCCCTTGCTGATGACGCAACCGTGCAGGAGGTCATCGACACCTGTCACCAGTATGGAAGCCTTGCCATGGCCGACCTCATCTGCGTGACCGACATCCCCGCGCGCGCCCGTGAGCTCGTCACCATGGGCATCGACCTCATCGCCGTGCACACCGGGGTGGACCAGCAGGCGCAGGGTCGCACGCCCCTCGGCGACCTCAAGGAGCTCGTGGGCGCGGTCGATCCTGCCATGGCTGCCGTGGCAGGTGGCATCAACGCCACGACCGTCGCTGACTATGTCGCACTGAATCCCGGGGTCGTCATAGCGGGCGGCGCACTCTATGGTGCCCCTGACCTTCGAAGGGCTGTCATCCAGATGAAGGGGGCGCTGGTCTAG
- a CDS encoding SIS domain-containing protein, with translation MQIKQIAADAAAELTDCLSRLDEAELEALEAKVKSAHRVFVAGTGRSLLMIRGFAMRLMHAGLDVSVVGETTTPAIEPDDLLVIASGSGSTSTLVAIARRCKDAGAPLALITTRPDSPIGNLADGIVTIPAVSGKVEGAASISVQPGSNTFEQAVLLVGDAVAADIIAAGGLAEGNEELMRRHANLE, from the coding sequence ATGCAGATCAAGCAGATTGCGGCCGATGCGGCCGCAGAGCTCACCGACTGCCTGAGCCGTCTTGATGAGGCCGAGCTCGAGGCCCTGGAGGCCAAGGTTAAGTCTGCTCATAGGGTATTCGTGGCCGGTACAGGTCGGTCGCTCCTCATGATTCGTGGGTTTGCCATGCGCCTCATGCACGCAGGACTCGACGTGTCTGTGGTGGGCGAGACGACCACGCCCGCCATCGAGCCGGATGACCTTCTCGTCATAGCCTCGGGCAGCGGGTCTACCTCGACCCTTGTGGCGATTGCCCGCAGGTGCAAGGATGCGGGGGCACCGCTTGCCCTCATCACCACCAGGCCTGACTCCCCGATTGGCAACCTGGCTGACGGCATCGTCACGATTCCCGCCGTCTCGGGCAAGGTCGAAGGCGCCGCATCGATCTCGGTCCAACCTGGTTCCAACACCTTTGAGCAGGCTGTGCTTCTCGTCGGCGATGCCGTGGCAGCAGACATCATCGCGGCAGGTGGCCTGGCAGAAGGTAACGAGGAGCTCATGCGACGGCATGCCAACCTGGAGTAG
- a CDS encoding class I mannose-6-phosphate isomerase has product MSVQLHPSDKYALAHDGRLGKPDGVYIVEGKGTVEFGHYAKTRAEFKDMAEEGAWNSLLRYINVKAGDFLNMPFNTLHALGAGIIYLEFSQNADLTYRLYDYNRTHLDPKTGKPREMHREKVIECVNIPDAKTKVESLKTVTNDGCTITSLHNEPGVYTCGKIEVADKGEYERDQFYFLTCIDGAGTVNGISIKGGETLLVPCGFGKVSLEGDFDLTYLTYLRP; this is encoded by the coding sequence ATGTCCGTGCAGCTCCATCCCAGCGACAAGTATGCCCTGGCTCACGACGGTCGTCTCGGAAAGCCGGATGGCGTCTATATCGTAGAAGGCAAGGGCACGGTCGAGTTCGGGCACTATGCCAAGACGCGCGCCGAGTTCAAGGACATGGCCGAGGAAGGCGCATGGAACAGCCTGCTCAGATACATCAACGTGAAGGCTGGCGACTTTCTGAACATGCCGTTCAACACCCTGCATGCGCTGGGAGCAGGCATCATCTACCTCGAGTTCTCCCAGAACGCAGACCTGACCTACCGGCTCTATGACTACAACCGCACGCACCTGGATCCCAAGACCGGCAAGCCTCGCGAGATGCATCGCGAGAAGGTCATCGAGTGTGTGAACATCCCTGACGCAAAGACCAAGGTCGAGAGCCTCAAGACCGTCACGAATGACGGCTGCACGATCACCTCTCTCCACAACGAACCTGGTGTCTATACCTGCGGGAAGATCGAGGTCGCCGATAAGGGCGAGTATGAGCGTGACCAGTTCTACTTCCTGACCTGTATCGACGGGGCTGGCACGGTCAATGGAATCTCAATCAAGGGTGGCGAGACGTTGCTCGTGCCATGCGGTTTTGGCAAGGTCTCGCTCGAGGGCGACTTCGACCTCACGTATCTCACCTACCTGAGACCATAA
- a CDS encoding TetR/AcrR family transcriptional regulator encodes MANRKNNARYRQTETRIEGRALALMRDAPTRRLTVRAVCEAAEVNRSTFYAHFQDIPDMLGKMEDYLHGELLGRYPATGVEALSAESFVPFLEHVADHAYFYRVTLPLRHDFPLRQGLDQIMDQVVRPRCEAAGVTDEGLMTYYLVFFQAGFTMVLRRWVERGCVDDKSAVADALAACVPGAWRGTAG; translated from the coding sequence ATGGCCAACAGGAAGAACAACGCGCGCTATCGGCAGACCGAGACCCGCATCGAGGGACGTGCGCTCGCACTCATGCGTGATGCGCCGACCAGGCGTCTCACGGTCCGGGCCGTCTGCGAGGCGGCGGAGGTCAACCGTTCGACCTTCTATGCACACTTCCAGGACATCCCCGACATGCTGGGAAAGATGGAGGACTATCTGCACGGCGAGCTTCTCGGGCGCTATCCGGCCACGGGCGTGGAGGCGCTCTCGGCGGAGTCGTTCGTGCCCTTCCTGGAGCACGTGGCCGACCACGCCTACTTCTATCGGGTGACGCTGCCACTACGTCATGACTTCCCGCTCAGGCAGGGCCTCGACCAGATCATGGACCAGGTGGTGAGGCCGCGCTGCGAGGCAGCGGGCGTCACCGACGAGGGGCTCATGACCTACTACCTGGTATTCTTCCAGGCCGGGTTCACGATGGTGCTCCGCCGCTGGGTCGAGCGGGGCTGCGTGGACGACAAGTCGGCCGTGGCAGATGCCCTTGCCGCGTGCGTGCCGGGTGCCTGGCGGGGGACGGCGGGGTGA
- a CDS encoding zinc-binding dehydrogenase, translating into MRGAIYRGKESVEVRDLLDPVCDDQGVVVANVLASVCGTDAAVFAQGPGTGHKVDVDGEFGHEVVSRVIEVGNDVRDLAVGDRVYPYPLLAKDDPRRAGTMGAFSQEMLVPRALLGRSLYKVPDSIDDRTACLIEPFTVGCRAARRGRPMPGEKAVVYGAGTIGIAVAIALVHFGVDDVLVCDRSDLRLSKTADLGFSVCDVDREDPYAAASEIFGTAPGLAGASADVDLVIDAAGSPTVLDAFMGQAKIGSRFVSVAVSKGLRQVDLLGLTYAQKSIIGSGGYMPEDVADVMAIMTSGQWDIASIITHEYPLERIDEALRLAGDPSRALNVTITLGDVPR; encoded by the coding sequence ATGCGCGGAGCGATCTATCGAGGCAAGGAATCCGTCGAGGTACGGGACCTGTTGGACCCCGTCTGTGACGACCAGGGCGTCGTGGTGGCCAACGTGCTCGCAAGCGTCTGCGGGACCGACGCCGCCGTCTTCGCGCAGGGCCCCGGCACGGGCCACAAGGTCGACGTGGATGGCGAGTTCGGGCACGAGGTCGTCTCGCGCGTCATCGAGGTCGGGAACGACGTCCGCGACCTTGCCGTAGGCGACCGGGTCTATCCCTATCCCCTCCTCGCCAAGGACGACCCACGTCGCGCTGGCACGATGGGTGCCTTCTCGCAGGAGATGCTCGTCCCGCGCGCGCTTCTCGGCCGCTCCCTCTATAAGGTGCCGGACTCGATCGACGACCGCACCGCCTGCCTCATCGAACCGTTCACGGTAGGTTGCCGAGCAGCGCGGAGGGGGCGGCCCATGCCGGGCGAGAAGGCCGTCGTGTACGGCGCCGGCACCATCGGCATCGCCGTCGCCATCGCGCTCGTACACTTCGGCGTGGATGACGTGCTCGTGTGCGACCGCTCCGACCTTCGTCTCTCGAAGACCGCTGACCTCGGGTTTTCCGTCTGCGACGTCGACAGGGAGGACCCGTACGCGGCCGCCTCGGAGATCTTCGGCACGGCGCCCGGACTCGCGGGCGCATCCGCGGACGTCGACCTCGTCATCGACGCGGCCGGGAGCCCGACCGTCCTCGACGCCTTCATGGGCCAGGCCAAGATCGGGTCGCGCTTCGTCAGCGTGGCCGTGAGCAAGGGGCTGCGCCAGGTGGACCTGCTCGGCCTCACCTACGCGCAGAAGAGCATCATCGGATCGGGTGGCTACATGCCCGAGGACGTGGCCGACGTCATGGCCATCATGACAAGCGGCCAGTGGGACATCGCCTCGATCATCACGCACGAGTATCCCCTCGAGAGGATCGACGAGGCCCTGCGCCTCGCAGGCGATCCCTCGCGGGCCCTCAACGTGACCATCACGCTTGGGGACGTGCCCCGATGA
- a CDS encoding class A beta-lactamase-related serine hydrolase: protein MHRTTAGKLVAVLIGCAFATALTGCAFKTDGTTAATTSAATTDQAEEAISPETEPASVDATTATTDATTDQATTAATTSDAGTYTVTGDSSLVPADLTRILASSTSTEVSVAYIELDRDTVSSTAAASAGTSAATTSDTTQTSARYSVNGDKRLVSASMIKLVILETVFQQADAGTISLDDEITIHAADIVGGSGIIQNMGGDVTLTVEELCNFMISSSDNDAANALIDLVGMDSVNSEASRLGLASTSLQRKMMDTAAVEQGRQNYTSANDIATLLESIAKGTFVNEAYSKKAEQYLLLQQDTTGLRAGIPNNVTVASKTGDLDRVYNAGGIVYTSKPYIVVAMVNDMAVDQARSLVSNIATATYASHEAHS, encoded by the coding sequence ATGCATCGCACAACAGCAGGGAAGCTTGTGGCCGTCCTTATCGGCTGCGCCTTCGCGACGGCCCTCACGGGCTGCGCCTTCAAGACCGATGGCACCACCGCGGCCACCACCTCGGCAGCCACCACCGACCAGGCCGAGGAGGCCATCTCGCCCGAGACCGAGCCGGCATCTGTGGATGCGACGACGGCCACGACGGATGCCACGACCGACCAGGCGACCACGGCAGCCACCACCTCCGATGCCGGCACCTATACCGTCACTGGCGACTCCTCCCTGGTCCCCGCCGACCTCACGCGCATCCTCGCCTCGAGCACCTCGACCGAGGTCTCCGTGGCCTACATCGAGCTCGACCGTGACACCGTCTCCTCGACCGCAGCGGCGTCCGCAGGGACGTCAGCGGCCACGACGTCCGACACGACCCAGACAAGCGCTCGCTATTCCGTGAACGGCGACAAGAGGCTCGTCTCGGCCAGCATGATCAAGCTCGTGATCCTCGAGACGGTCTTCCAGCAGGCAGACGCCGGCACGATCAGCCTCGACGACGAGATCACCATCCACGCCGCAGACATCGTGGGCGGCTCCGGCATCATCCAGAACATGGGCGGCGACGTCACACTCACGGTGGAGGAGCTCTGCAACTTCATGATCTCGTCCAGCGACAACGACGCCGCCAACGCCCTCATCGACCTGGTGGGCATGGACTCCGTGAACTCCGAGGCCTCGCGCCTGGGCCTCGCCTCGACCTCGCTCCAGCGCAAGATGATGGACACCGCGGCCGTGGAGCAGGGACGCCAGAACTACACCTCGGCCAATGACATCGCGACCCTGCTCGAGTCCATCGCCAAGGGCACCTTCGTGAACGAGGCGTACAGCAAGAAGGCCGAGCAGTACCTGCTACTGCAGCAGGACACCACCGGCCTGCGCGCCGGCATCCCCAACAACGTCACCGTGGCCTCCAAGACCGGCGACCTCGACCGCGTCTACAACGCCGGCGGCATCGTCTATACGTCGAAGCCCTACATCGTGGTCGCGATGGTGAACGACATGGCGGTCGACCAGGCGCGGAGCCTCGTGTCCAACATCGCCACGGCGACCTACGCGTCCCACGAGGCGCACTCGTAG